The sequence below is a genomic window from Cygnus atratus isolate AKBS03 ecotype Queensland, Australia chromosome 4, CAtr_DNAZoo_HiC_assembly, whole genome shotgun sequence.
tgaaaaagattttccttaTATCCAGCCTGAACGCTTTCTTTCAATGTATATGCATTGTCTCTCATACGCCCAAGAGACGCTATTGTGAGGAGCCTATTTTCTCAACGATTTCTCAAACAGCTCAGTTTTCTTAGTGATCTCCTTGTAGGTTGACAGGTTGCTATTAGGTCCTACTGAATCCCtctcttctccgggctgaacaagCCTTAGATCCACAGAAGGATGCAGATATCTGAAATGCAAATCGGACAAAACAGATGTCCTACAAACCTTCTTGTTGCTTctaatatttgcatatatatatataatatataaaaatttcaCCAAAAATTTCACTTCTGGGCATTCCCTCTAAACGCTTGAGTCTTGGCAAAGGTAAGGAGCTTAGGTGTCCACATATCAAGTACTCACACATTTTATCTTCCCTGGAGGCATTTTACTATGAAATACAAATTACTCTGTGATGGGTTTCTCTCATACTTGTGTGCCaatggtattttatttccagtataTTGCTTGcatactttttacatttttactatTTGCAAAACACAAGGTAGTCCTTTGCTTGGCATTAAGAGTCCTTGCTCCAAAAATAGTTAATGCATTTGACACTGAAATGTCCTTATGTAAAATGCGCTACTTGTCAGAAAAAGACTAGAAGAGATGTCTTCCTATTTCAAGGACATTGTATTGACTTATCTTTCTGTCTAACATTGTGCACGCTGCACCAAGTCCAACAAGATGGATGGTATGAAGAGTATGAAATTAGATCTTACTTAAATACTTTGTTAACTTGACCTAGGAGAGTTGATTTGGATCATACAGAGAGTTTGTGACAGAGCCAGAAGTGATACCTCATCTGGAGGCTGTCCCACAGAATAACTATTCCTACTTTTTATCTGACATAATAACTTCATATAATTCTAAAGTTAATGTTTAACTTAGTTCCATCTGGTTTTATGTTTCTCCACTTTGTTTCCAGTTTTAATGACCAAGTCTAGTACCTACCTATCAAAATTCTGGCTGCCATCAGAACGTCTCTGAAAAACAGTCCAACCACCCCCTTCAGACATGTCACAGAAGGCCAGGAATTCATTGGGACTCTGGATAGGTTTCATCTTATAAAATCCACTTTGCTTGTGGCCATCGTTGTAGATTTCAGCACAATCTGTTCATAAAACATCCATTGGACACAGTTCTTTTAATCCTATACTTACtggcaaaaccagaaaacaagtCAATGAAAGAAATCAAGCCATGTCAGGTAAAAGTCACATATGAACCCAGATAATAGAAAGCAAATATctctgcaaatacattttttatgactttttggcattttcttgtatttatgttgctttaaaactttattGAGCTAtaattattttgacatttctatgaaaaaatctttttttccaccataAAACActattatttctgtcttcactTGACTAGCAAAATAATTCCTCTGGTTTAGGTGGCGCCACTTCCAATTTACAATGGTATAATCCACATTAGAATCCTGTTACAATCATATAATTTCTCCACGTATAGACCGCTTGGTaatcttcaaaaacaaagatGTGCTTCTGTGTCAAAGCCCACAGGAGAACTGCCAAACAGGAGAGTATGGAATCACCAGTGttagaaagaggaaacaatTGCTGGATGCGATACTGTTGTCCCTTGTACCAAACAGGTGCAAATATATACAGAAGACGATCCCCCTAAAAGCGCAATGTACATCTAAAATCATACCACTTCGACTTGATACTAATTTTTAAGTctggtttgggttggttttAATGAGAGCAATGACAGAATTCAGAGCTCATGAAAATGTAACAGCAATGTAATTGCATAATCTTTTTCCCTCTAGGAgttaagaaatgaaaggaattcTTTGTTTATATGTAATCGGTATGTACCATCAAGCAGTCATACAGAAAAGATGCataattttcaacatttctgtttttcctggcaAAAGTAGAGCTTATTAACTGCAAGATTTTCCCTGAATCCTTTATGAACGTGTTGGCTGAACTTCCAGGCCATATTGGAACTTTGTGAACTATTATATTTCTTCTTAGTGAAAACATCAGTGAAGATTagacatagaaaaaaataaacagtttataatgaaaacaaatagctATGCCAGGATTTGAACAAActataagaggaaaaaaaagaaaaagaaaaagaaaaaaaaaaacaaaaaaaaaactttaaataacaACCAAGATGTCTTTGCAGAGAATGTTTGACTGGcttgcagaaatacttttttttttgtgcgtgtgtcCATTATTTTCTTAGTAGGTTAGCAAAATACCTAAGTGCATTTTGATCTTTAGCAGGTATATATACTATGGAATTCCTTCCTCACTGTCTAACTCCAAATTATCCAGCTCTGTTGACATTAAAATGCTACAGCAGCTTGAATGAAATAATGCAATATCAACGGGGAAAAACATTTACCAAGCTAtaaggaaagttaaaaaaaaaaaaagggggaggggaggggaggaggaggaatcaGCAGAAACCGAAAACAAGAACATAGATTTGTTACCCAGAAtcagattttaagaaaataaactgagacATACACTAAGAAAGGACAAAGACTTTTCATCTGAATGTGGTTTTAACAATTTCTTTCCAGTAAAAAATAAGTCAaccataataataaaaaagtcttcTAGGATGctgaatatgtaaataaataatataaataaaatttaaagtcAAACTTATAACtgctttcaattttattttagtggtGTTTTATTACATGTGATGCCTTGGTTTATGTTGTGATTTCCTCCAGAAGCATAAATACTACAAGTATATTCAAGCAAGGCTATTAAAAATTATAGAAGACTCTCTAGTGCTGGACAACTAGAAAGCAACGCCATCCAAGAATCAGACCCCCAAATTGTATTTTCAATCCAACTattgtttgggatttttttattatttgagaTGAGTTTGGACCTCACTCCAGCAATGACGGGTTAACACACTGCCTTCTTCCACTGCAGAGAGACTAGATCACCACCAGAATAAAACCAACTTAAAACCAGTATTTTAGAAACCGTGAAGTCTGGAGCTGAACCTAACTCAGTCACAGTTTTGCAACACAAAGAATATAAGAGATCCAGATATCACAATTGCAGGCTTATTTGTGTAAACATGGATGCTTCAGGGACTTTACAGATCGGAACTTGCACACCTATTGTATTAAACAAGAGGACTGTGCATggcaggtgttttgttttgagtgtCTTTATCTGTTTGGGGTTTGGACTTGGATGTTGAGCATCTTAACTTCCAGTTAAGTAAGGTCATTAAATTGCTAGCCATGTGTCCATCCGTTTCAtgatttttcctattttgcaGAGACATCCTATTTTCGAATGAGTTACTTAATTAGCAGAGTATGGAGAACTTAATATATGTTGGGATATTGCTGTTTTGTACTAAAAAAGTCTCTAACATATTACTTCTTTAATCCCATTgcctttcaaataatttctaaagCTCCTTCTTTAAGCTATTCTGCAAGTGGAATCAAGCTCTCAGCTTTCAAGCTAGATTCAAACATTAATTTTGGGTTAGCAATTATAAAACAATATACCCCAATATTAAAGGAATAAAAGTACTATTGTGATGGAGAACGTCTTTACTGGTGATAACACAGAACaccaaagacattttaatattcCTTGGACTGTTAGCAATTCGACCTAAGACCGTAATATGCTGCCAATTTTTGGCAGTTAAGCAtcttaaaatgggaaaaattagTAATTGTGTACTGAACAGCTTCTACTTCTACAtgtcagttttcaaaatgttctgttGGAAGAACACTGTAGATTTTAGGTAGTTGCATTTAGTAATCTCTCCGTCCTCCGAGGCCTTCCTGGTCATTTTGTTCATCTGCCTTAGCTGTATTAAGCTAAATCATTCGGGATGTAACTCTAAGAGTTATTAGGACAAGTATGTTCTACAGCACAACAAGAGTTTTACCACATTCAGTAGATAATTAAGAATTCATTAGGAATTTCTTAGATGGGAATGCTCAAAAGCTTCAGGATTGCAGAGGTGCTGTACTTGCAATTCTTTAGCATGATTTGCCTTTTTGTAACAGAAACCAGTTCTTTTCAAGGTGCAAAACCACAAAAGCCATATTTTCCCCATAACCAGCATAGTCTGGAAATGGTTTCATCTTATGTGGAACAGGCCACTAGAATTAtctattgctattattattattattattattattaggtaTTGTTAACTATACTAGCATCTTACGGTTAggtattgctttttatttatagtATTCCTTTAAACAGTTCTCTTTTATACTGAGAGAAACGTCAGTTGGAACCTTACTACTGTTtgcagctgagaaagaaaagactgtttttGATAGCTAAGCCCCTAAAATCCTTTTGGGCTTTGTATGTCAAAAATGCCATCTTAAAATCTATTAAGAAACCAACAGACAAAGTAGATCATACAGCTCCTGTGTAATATAGTTCCATCATGATATctcacttaaaataaacaaaaagtaaaagcaaaccaTTTTACCACATTCTTCTCCCGACCACTTGAAAGGTATAGCTCTTTGTAGCAAGCATGGCTTTCTTCTGAGTTATCATAGGTGTCAGGGTGTCTGTACAACCCCCTGGTGGTAACATGACCAAGATAACCACTGACTTTATAGGAATGTGAGTATACAAACTCTGTGTGTGAGTACAATATCTGAAACTATCTTTTCTGAGATGATAATTGCCTCTAAAATGATAATGTTAAACAGTGAATTATCAGTAATGAAATTTACTGAAGATGATCACCAACCAGATCAAAAAAACAGCCAGAATATCACCAAACTATTATCAGTTGCATTGCTGATACTGATTCTAAATGTATTGTTCACTGATTGCTTTTCAATTACGTgctattaataaataaataaacctcttCAATCCGGATTTGATTTATACTATGTGAGATGAACACAGGCCTAGGTAACAGCTGAATACTGTGctttaaacaaacaattttCTGTGAGCTACAAAACAATATGTCAATGGGCTTAATTGTGCTAAAGCTTCTGGGTATCACTACAATGAACGGAAATGAAAAGAATGGCTTCATTTCTAACCTGAATACTGTCTTTTTCCTCCCAAGTCAATGGCACTGTTTTCATCTCCTCTGTCACTGTACTGTATCTCTTTCTTCTCTAAGAGCTGTATAATTTTtaactgctgctgtttcacacGATGTTCCAGAAGTCTCACCTGGGCCTGAAGTCGTATCTGCTCTCGAAAACAGTTCTGTAGAtcctaaaaaggaaaatgcatccTATtgtaaaatcaatattttttgtCAAGTTTaacatgtaaagaaaaaaaaaaattaacccgaataaaacatttttgtctcaaTTCCCTACAGACACTATTTTGACTTCCACCTTAGTTGTTACCTCTACTTAACCGATTTAGTATGCTATAGAGTATCCAACCACACCGGCTTTGCAAAGAGACCCTCTCTTTATTGGCTAAGCTACCAGCTCTCACTGGAAACACACAGAGGAGACACTGTAAAAACGCTATCATACAGATTGTTTATTCTCTATCACCTCATCATGCACAGGGATTTACTTCCCAGTGAGGCCTCCTACCAACATGGTGCAAGTTCCAAAATTTCCAGAGTTTTAAGGAAATACAGTCCATGCTGatacttttttaatttcattgtttattttcaagtgctttttgATTACACACTTCTTACGATAAGAATCTTAACATTGCCAACATAAATATTGTAAAGTTTCAAGCTCTTTTTGGCACACTAAATTAAATAGCCCCTAAGAAACTACAaatatgcatgaaaaataagagtttAAAACTGTAAGTCGGTATTGTGCTATGACTTATACTCCTAGCTTACCGTGCAGAGTAAGGGAGATGTGGTGATTGTAATACGGTGATACCTTCCACTCACTGCACATACTGATATATGACACAGGAGAGCTGGAATAACTGTTCCAAATTCTGACATGCTCAATGTACACAGAgcaataattttttatttttattttttttagattaatgGCTCTGGTAAGGCTATGGCCTGAGCTAGGGAGATTAAATTACAACAGCTTGTACAGTTTCAAATACATAATaaacaaatttgatttcaaaaaggaggggaaagcCTCTGGAattttatgatatattttaCAAACGTGACATGAGGTTTTGTATCAGTAACATTGTGTCTGCAATTTTATATGAGCAAATAGTTTAGTAGCTACGGTGTTTGCATGAGAGCACAACCAGCACTGCAAAAGTAAAATCAGAGGGCAACCTTTTGGAAATCTGATAGGCAAGATCAAATATACAGCAGTTCTAAATTGGTACAACCTTATTCATAGGGCAACATTATTTGAATGTAGACCTGTAACACTTGCCATCCATATGGAAGAGCTGATATCTTAGAACATTGCCCTATCACGCTGAATGAGGTATAGAGAGATCTGAAGCAGCATACTGATGTGAAGCTCCACTGGCATCAGCATACTTTTGTACCAGGCTCAGGCCTCATGTATTTTCCATGAAAACTACCATCAATATGTTTCTTGTCACTTTCttgctgcagtgatttttttttttcttctgtgtgaaaaGCTGGTACCATTCTGTACATTTCTATGCAGCACAGGCATGGCTCTGGTTGGACTGACTTCCTTGCAGTACCATTAGTACCTCACCACAACTCTAAGAATAAACTcaaattaacagaaataagaaactgcattttatgaTTAACAGATATGGACTTTTTTCATAAGTAATTTCTGTTACTAGTTAAAAAACAGAGCTTCTGCTACTGTTGAGAAACATCCATATCCTGTGTCATCCATCCTGTGTCATGACTATGGTGTTGTTTCTGATAGAAATGTGTTGCTAATGTCCAAGCCCCTGTGCTTTTATAACACAGAGAATAGAATTCTCTTTCAACATAGACAAATGAACTCGACAAGTTTCAAGAGAATACTGTATGTCCGTGAGCTCATTAAAATGGTTCCCAGCCATCATGTCCCATTTGACTGTAATATTCAGTCCTATTGAAAAACGTGTTGATCACGCTTGCTGTCTTTGCAAACTATCCTGGTTAGAGGCCTCTGCTCCGAGTATTGCAGTGTATCAGATGGCTCTTTAAGTGCAACCTAATATATACAGTGGAATAAAAGAATGGGGAATATACATGCGGCAGGACTAGGCAGTTTGTCAGTGACCTGTCAGAGGAAAAGGTTTGGCTGcctctgtggggctgggctgcccaTGTCAGCCAGCTGTGTCAGCAGGTTTGTCTGCAGGCTCCAACTGTCTGCTTGCTACTAGGTCCTGAGAAGCCTTGAAGGTGCTTGACCACAAGGAGGAGCTGTAAGTGAGAGGCACAATTTACCAAACACTAAAATTTTGGGAAGgaactaaaacaaaagcagccagTGACCTAATATCCCTAAAGTCCTATGTTATTTAAGAGTACTCccttgaaaatctgttttatttgttgataGCTATACAAGATCCCTAACatggcctctttttttttttttttctagcggggaacttaagaaaaaaaataaatacatgcatgtACACACTTTCTACAGAGGCTTATAGGCTATTTGACCATAAATTATGACTACTGTGCTACATGCTGCATATTACAAAGAAAGTCTTTCCAGGATGATTATTTTAACTTGTACCTGCAGCTTCATATAAAtccttcacaaaaaaaaacgaGTAGAGCCCTTCTGAGccattcagaaaagaaagttcTCTGCAAATTCCCAGCCTGCTCCTGAGtgcacacagaaaatgaatgagaacTGGAGAGATATATAGGTGGGTTGAGAAAGagtgagttaaaaaaaaaaaaagttctcagaTGAAATATTAATCTTAATCATAGTAAGTTAAGAGTTATAAAGGAGCTCCCATGCTTTTGTTTACTGAGGAGGTTGGCCTTTGTCGGTCTTACCTCAGTACACACAACTTTGGAGAACATGGtaataaaaaacaggaaagactTCAGTTATCCTGGAAATGCTGGCCCCTGCAACCAGGCCCCTGCAATGTCATAAGTAAGACTTCAGATAGGTAGGGTTTTTCCCATGTGGCAGGGTCTGAGCTATGAAGAGCTATTTTCACTTCTGGTTAAAGTAAGAGTCTGTGCatttgaggagggggagctACAGGCAGctaagtgcattttttttcaggtctaGTGAAAATGCATATATCATTCTGCCTACTTGCCTACTGCCGACAGCCATTCTCCTACTGTGATTAAATTATAtagcaaaagcacagaaattctcCAAAAAGTCTTGTTGTACCTTAGAAAACCTTGACATCTACCTTCAGTGTGATGCTAATTTATATACTGACATAAAAGGTCTGTTCCTTTTAATCAATTTAAAACCAACCAGTCTGAAATAGGCTGTATCTCTAAATATTATTCttaactttgtattttaaagttaccttttcattttgcttagtTAAAAATTGTGAATTATgtcatgaaaatggaaaagtaacATCGAACTGATTCTCATCCTCTTTACAGACTGCACACTTGTTATAGGgtaagaaataatatatttgcattATACATCACAATTTCCTGTTGCAAAAGATTTAAACTCATGACGCTGACTGGGTGACTAAATACTAGGTGACAATAAAGAAACCATGAACAGTAATGAATAAGTGCACCATAAGAAACAAATGATCTAACAGAATTAGTCTTGAAAGTAACCTTGAACAGTACTTGGATctgatattttgctttctctccctgaCTCAGGTCTTCTCATTGCTATCTCCTGCTGTGAACCCCAGTTTCTGTTATGCTTTGCTGCTGAACAGCAACGCTGCAATTCTCGTATTTGGAATCCCAGACATATTTTCCCCATGGGACAATCCCAAGTTAACTGTGTAACTTTCAAGGTGGATCTATGTGGCTTTTAGATTTGCGTGTCACAAGATTGCTCTTTGCATGTACTACTCCACTTTGTCACAGGATAACTCTTTTAAAATCGTTGAGGTTAAACCAGTGCACAGCTAGAGTAATACAGAAGCAAAAGGTACCCTAGGGTTGCAGTGTAAGAGTTAGCAGCTATAACTTACTGCTATTCCTTTTGTTAGATATGGATCAAAGAAGAACAGTTATAATAGTGAAATACtctaaaaaatgtgaatttgatCATGACTTTCTCCAGTGGACAGTAGTGCCCACTGAAACTAGACTGAACACAACCTGTTCTCTCTGTTTCAGTGAAGCAACTGTTTGTACTACACACTGAGAAGCAATTATCTAACTGTTGctgacagctctgctcttggaCACATGGTTCCATATTTAAGCAGCTGCTGCAATTAATATGTATtcacattctttattttatttccttattgtGTGAGCTATTTAGCAGCCAGTGTCCTTTCATTAAAACTGATGCTACAAATTATATTTAGAATAATTTatgaaaactataaaaatacaaactctttacttgaagtgtttttttttcctgtatttttagaatttaaatGAGCTTAAAAATGCCTCAAATGAGATTAGTATTTTAAAGAGATTAAATATGAAAACTTAGAGATGAATTTCAGAATGTTCCCAGTTCTCAGTCACAGAGTCAGCCACAGCCCATAATATTCCAactaagagagaaaaaatcaaaataaatcaaatgtatttcattGTATTGCCTTTTTCTCAGTAGGTTTctataaaaatcaatatatatatatattttttttttctccagtaagCAAAGGTGATTACAGAGGCAGGTACATCCTACCTATTTTGTCCCTGTAGAGCtacttttctaaacaaaaggCTTTCCTAAGACAGCCACAAACAGTTATGCTTACCTAGTTGTAAATTTGACAGCCACTTCCACAGAGGCAATTATGAATCAACAATTCAGTCTCCCAGGTCCCTGCCAATTAGGACCTGAATAGTAAACTAGAAAGGACAGCCAAGACAGACAGTACAGGACTGGTAAGGTTACGACTACTTTAAGTGGTGGAATAAATGTGTTTGCGTGTTTCTGTTGGAGACACAAAATAAGTAGTGGAAAGCCTGGGAAGCCAGAATCAAAAAGGAGCTGTGTTCATTGTTTCTCAATGTGAGCTACAACATAGTAGTAACATTGCAACAAGTAAGAAAGTGAAGCTGTGGATCTTGTTTGAGAGGAAGTCCTAAGGCCAGGGGACCAGGTAGAAAAGGATAGAAACGTTCTTTGTATCAGCATAGtactgctgcagccagcaagcTCCTGAGACACGAGCtgtgttttgcctttctgtagGTACGTCACTCAAAACTGAAGCTGTTATTATGAGTTAGCATTACCACTGAATGGAAGCAAAAAGTGCCTTTTCTACAATGTCCGTGTTAATGCATCATGTGATAACTTTTTAGTAAAGGTATTCTATTGCCTCCTTCTCCATGTTGGATCCAGTCACAAATGGACTGGATTCCTTTCTCCAGTGCTATTGCTCAGTCATTGTGTATTTATGCACCTGTTTTGTCGTTCCTTATCAGAAACTTGTCTCCACTGAACACTGTTGGAGGCTATTTCCCCAgtcttttgcatttgttttgtattctaATCTTTTCTGTCAAAGCTTTTGCCATCAGATCTAGCTGAGATACACTGTAAGGACTACAGAGGTTCTTCTTTATTTAGAAGAAACTCTAAACATAAACTTAAGGAGTAGAACTTACAGAGCTCGCAATAGTATCCGTCAGGCTAGCTGCAAGGACAAAATCAATCACTATCAAAATCTTCATTCTCTGGAAGCTGTGAAGTAGAGGGACAAATGAAATAGTAGTTAACTTAAACATTAAAGCTAAATATTTACACCTGACATCTTTAAATGTTATTGCGAATAATCAAATTAACCTATAATTATTTCTCTATAATTCACAAATACAACATATATTTAGGCTTCATTACAACGTATAAAATAGTCTGATAAAATACACCTTCAAAAACCAGTAAAAACAATCCTATCCTTTTAGGCCACTAAGGATCAGAGGTCTCCAAACATTTTAGAAGAATTAATCAAGGTTACAAAATGACATGACTTACTGTGGaataagagaaaagcaaaatagcCCTTTAAAATGTTGAGAAAATAGAAGAATATTCCTTGGTCTCTGAAAGTTGGGAGAAAGGACTCCGTTACATTCAAGTTAACTAAAATCTGTATTTGGTTAGCTGTccttgaaataaagaaaatatcttgtGCAAGTCCTTTGTACCAGGAAAGGATGGAGGTAATAATTTTTCTGTCACAGagtaattttggaaaaaatgtgtaatagTTATCAGCTTTTATTCTAGAGGTGACAAGGATGACATCTGTCAACTGATAGCTATGTATATTTTGTACTGTATGGCCCATAGCATTTTAAATCCCATTACTTAATAGGAAAATTATTGAATATGCCAAAAAATCACCATTGTATCTGACTGCCTTGCAAACGTTAGCTAATATAACTTCAACATTTTCCAGGATGTAGATGTATGTTTTTCAGTTCACAGATGAGAAACCAACTTCTATAatcactaaaatatttacatagatTATAcataaatcaattttaaattttaaattaaactgctGCGATGGTCAACTGagggttttttgtgtgttttttttttttttttcaaatttacaatattttcatttaagataTGCTAATTCCATTTAAACCAAAATATGTGTCCACTCTGCTTTTTCTAGTTATTAAACTGAGTCAGTTAAATACATGTTAAAACATTTGTGGTTAGATAAAGCATAAGACACATAATAGAGATTAATGATTCAATTTCAACATGTGCTTATTGAATCAACTTTATGGAAATTTCCACTCCTATTTCTACAGGAATTAAGATGAAATACCAGTGGAACTTTGGCAGACTGTGCTTTTTACTGTACAAAGAAAACCAAGGTGCTTATGTGAAGTatgttttttaagtttttataaaATCTGACAAATTCAACTTCATTTTCACCAATCTCCAAAAGCTTCATGCAAGAGTACAAATTACAGTGTTGTCGAATTGCAGGCTTTAATCACCTATAAAATACTAAGGACATTATATtatacttattttatttaagaaagcaatttatttttagttttatttctgagttttgCTGGTTTGAAAGCATCAAACTTGTTGCAGAGTTCATGTTTCTGCATGAATCTAGTTACACAGCTTCTTGCACTAGACTGGATGAAGATGCAAGGTGTTAAGGGTTGCCCAGTGCCCCATGTTACAGCTAgctcagaaagattttttaaaagaattttggAAATACATAAGCAAAATCTACTATTCAGCTGCAAAGCACTATACTAAACTGATGTCTATCTCTAAGGATTCCAAAAGGGTCCcttgtaaattatttataaaatgtttaatgaatAGAAGGCGTGACCTGAAAATCTGTTATTTCTATGTCATacaatttctgaattttaacttgtaagtttttcttcatgttaaCCAAATAAATGTTATATTAATTCAATTAGAAACTTTACTAAAATTCAGTACAACACG
It includes:
- the FGL1 gene encoding fibrinogen-like protein 1 isoform X3, whose protein sequence is MKILIVIDFVLAASLTDTIASSDLQNCFREQIRLQAQVRLLEHRVKQQQLKIIQLLEKKEIQYSDRGDENSAIDLGGKRQYSDCAEIYNDGHKQSGFYKMKPIQSPNEFLAFCDMSEGGGWTVFQRRSDGSQNFDRGWTDYEEGFGNFVLTNGEYWLGNKNLHYLTSQGNYTLRIDLTDFEGERRFAQYTRFGVAGEEDSYEMSCGEYSGTAGDSLTGGFHPEVKWWADHRGMKFSTRDRDNDNYEGNCAEEEKAGWWFNRPDAAVLTNV